The sequence below is a genomic window from Lepeophtheirus salmonis unplaced genomic scaffold, UVic_Lsal_1.4 unplaced_contig_4419_pilon, whole genome shotgun sequence.
gtagaaaaatatttctagtaaaaatgaTTGTACCAAcataagaatatcaaaaattaccTTCTTCTGATATTTTTGtgcttgaaaaataaaatgttgatttggatttataaatgatatttatattaattataatcctaagcaggggcgtctgcagggtgtGGGTGGGAGTAGCTGTAGCCCCCTTCCctccaaatctattttttgatttttttttacaaaaaaattaataattaaactttttttggaaaatatgtaattatttgtgaacttttgaaaaaaaagtaatatttgaaatttaatttatgaatttttttttgcacaaaatttaatttttcaatttttacgaAGTACTCAATTTTCCATGATGATTAACTCTCTTATAGAACTAAGTATCTGATTTGTAATATGGAAAATTTcgacttcttttattttattttatttttttcatcgaaTTTGAATAAATGTTCTTGTgtcaaaataactattatattgaaactcaaaaatgaagtaACTCAATTTAACTATGAGTTCTGAGCTCTTTTTCATGATGAATCCTCAAGAAGACCTTGGGTTTTGGATTGTAGCTCGTAAACCACtgaattcataaattaaattatttgatagctATTGATTATGTAACAaagcactttaaaaaaatatttagtagtctgttaaaaaaactacattgtTAACataagctatatttttatagctTAAATACCCCAATTACTATATCCTTTGAATATGATATAACTTTTATCAAAACAAGATAAAACCAATATATtactgtagaaaaaaaagattagagtgATTGATTTATGAGCTTGGGAGATATGAGAGGTTTAGTTAgttcatgtaaataaaattatataataaattttaacctttaatagtttttaaaggTGTATTGCTGATAATGTCAAGTGATTTTAAACCAATTCACGTGAAATACtcatttctaaaaatagttatagtgaatatttatttcttacccAAAACAATGGCTGCCTAATCCATTGGTTGtattaatcaaacaaaagaATATGATAAcgataataattttctaaaaatttaaaaaaagtcatttattttattattattatttttttttaatttttacaaaaaaatatcttcaatatattttcaagaaaacagaaagaagattaaaaaaatacttgaattgttatggatataaaatataaaaaaattaaataaaaaagtttgaactctaccttatttttaaataacaaaaacaccttgcatttttaaattacaaataatgattttaatacttttgcaaattgcaaaaaaaagtatgtttatttGGTAATTTGGTTATTGACAACAATGGCACAATAAATTTACAAGATATCCTTTCagaaacttaaattaaattatatctatttatataacatCCAAgctataaatttgattttttttttttttttgcgaattgAGTAGTTTAATTTGAAGATATTAAATCCTATATTTCTTTTACATCTTAATacagattaaattttaaacatttcctTTACCAATGATCTATCTGAAAAATTAGagtatttttggaaagaaaaaacaaaaatttttttattgacagataaggttttttttcttcattttcatctTAACTTTAACCTTTATGGTCCGAATTTATTATCTGTATATGCATAAGTTAAGTTTTGCTCAGTgctatatttgttttaatttacatacattaatataaaaagtttttaaggtATATTCAATAGTATGACTACAAATTTTTAGGGGAGCCTGCAAATGAACATATTATGCTTAAGGCACCAAGTAAATACTTACTTATTCATGTGTACCATGAAATTACACTTGATATTTTAAGgcatttttattgttatgtaaTAACATATGTAATGCTATTAAAACTTTATGGAAATATCTTTGAAGCTGTTACCTTGATTATGGCAATTGACTACAAACTGGCAGATGTCTTCATTACACTCCTTTTTTTGGTCATGTTGAGTGTTGAACAAGACTGAAGCGAAAAGAAGATAGTTCAAAGAGGCTCTTGATCTCTCGAGTACTTTATAGAAGTCTCTTAATCTTTTTAGGtttttccataataaaaaaaccagaaaacgtgtttgctatttttacctttttggaagtgaatgaatacttttgaaaaaagcaaaaaatgttttggagccatataaaaatattttatataaaaagcttatattttatttcaataaatagtaattattattaaaaaaattaccaaaaagaaaatcaaaaacaattgttaaagatttatattgcaaatattgaaagggTAAGAATAATTTTGGGCTCaactgtataatatttatatacatatacggtTCATTTTTACAGTTTAGACCCAAACCATTTTTCAACTAAACTAACTTTAATATTCTACATTCAGCTGTCAAATTTTCATAACTTATGATCGAACAAAAAGTCAGTAAGCGTGTTATTAAATATGGAGTGACCAAGTTTAGccgttaaaataattttatattatacgaGTAAATATGGGTTGAGTCCAATGAAAATACAAGTAATCTATatgttgttcaaaaatatttagttctgaaatatatacatatatttatatttttgataattttttgagtgatttgTCCTGGTGTCCATgcaagtaaaaattaataagcTCAACTTTCTTTATCTATTTAGATGTCGAAGTCTTGGTACAACCAAGTTACGTTCATCAAACAAACGATCCAATAGTGCTCGAAGATACAAATCCGAATATCCAAATGTACCTGGCCTGCGTTCTTCGAGTGGTGGGAGGAGTCCACTATCTCCAGAAGTCATGTGTAGAAAGTTAGTCTGATTTGGCTTTTGTTCTGTAAAATGTGATAGCTTAAAATCTTTCTGattaattttgcttttatttcaGAAGTGGGGGAATTCGTAACATTGAAATACCAGGCAAGGATTTTTCTTCCCCGCCACCGATCTTACCTCCTCAAAGTAAAAGAGCTCCTCCCCTGTACTTTAATAGAGGTCGAACAAAAGTTCGTTTAAAGGAATTTCATCGACCCCGTACGGCTCCTACGTCACAATCCTGTACACCACACTCTCCCACACATCCTAATTACAaggtaatacatatatttatatatctttaatcACAATGTATTTGTGTATGTGACATTTATCTGCTCATATTTCATGAAATTGAATAcgaatgagttttttttacatttgcaCTAGCCTCAGAAACACTATGAAGTATTTATTGGGGAACTAGGTATTTAAAGTTACATgagagatacatttttataaatgttgatgATTAAACTAAGGttagaatattttacaatatacaaaCACATTAAgaaaggttttatttatttaacaagaaCAAAACAGATCAGGAGAATGTGCATGCAAAACTAGAGCCGTCCACCCCATTTGTATTTCTGTTTTGCAATTCTAAGAAAGCTAACTTCCGTGATATCTAGCATTTTGGTGCATTCAAGGTTTAAATGCATTTCGTATATCATATGTGCACACATAAGGAAGTTTTTGTagtcatataataattatcttcttaatattgatttaatagaCTATAAACGTTCTACGTGAAATGCATTGGTTTTCATAGTAGCGTCCTCATCCTAAATAAAGTACTTGACTTAAGTACATGCATTTGctacttttgtattcttattttaactttcttattttattttataggagGAAAATTACCTGCTTTCAACCGTTGTCTTAAGATATGTTGGCCATCCTGACCACTATGTAAGAAGTGAATCTCGTGCTCGCTACAGAAAACACCGGCAATCCAAACGACTACCACCACTTCCATCTCATCTTGATGAAATTACGATTGAGCAACAACCAAGAGGATCGTATGTATTGGAAGTATTTCATGGGTTTCTTGCAGTCGGAGGTGATCTTAAAGATTGAAATATgtctataatttttctattcgatttttttaaattattgatttagagGAATTCAAGTTCACATCTAGAAGATGTGAAGGATATCCCTTTAGTTTAACTATTTATGTGAACCGTCAATCTCATGTACGACTTTCAACGTGCTGCGAATCTAGAAGAACAATTGGATCACGTCTTGGACAGGGATACTTTCAGTTACTACATCTACAAGATGCAGAGCCTTGCATTAggtaatatatcaaatattaaagtgaAAACTTGGATTTCCAATCGTGTTTAaccttcttttaataaaatataatgatttatattaataggTGTCTGATAGAGAAGGATCCAGTCGCTAGAAAGCATTTGGCCACACTTAAAAAACATAGAGGAACCTACGATTTATACGGAAATCGAAAGCCACCAACCCAAAAGAAacttaacaaaaagaaaaaagtaaaattaccTGAAGAAACTCTAGGTGAAtcaaattttacataataactCCAAATTTATTCCTCCATGtccaactttattatttattttttttaaatacagactCTGAAGGGGATTTTGATGCCCTATGTCTCAATGAAACACTCACCAAGCAATCCCGCATCAAAAGCAAATCCCGTtctaatgttaaaataatagatCCTCCAATCTCTGGAGATAACCTATCCTCCCCACCTTCGAGTGAGGCCCATTACTCAAGCTTTGAAGAAGAGGAATATATAGATCctcaaatttcattaaatggtAGTCAAGAACGAGGAATCAAGCATTCAGATGTAAGCTGAAATGGATTTTTACTCGAAATAAAACGTACAAATATACCAATGTATATTAGAAATCCTGTTTATAGCTAATCCCTTTAGATGCTCTTATTTCCtactataacaaaaataattctttttttaagaatgatcTTGGGAAAAGTATTAGACAaagaaagaatattttgttaaaactcAAAGATTTGAAATTGAAGGAGAGCCCCGCCCCCCGCAAAAAatgactcaagggaaagagcggacaggcaaaaaatctacaacaacaGCTAAAATATAATGGGAAAAATAAGATCTTCATTTACAACTATTGCACTGACTGATAACTAGTTGTTGTTTTGagcattattaattatttaaaattgttctttttgataaaatagttgtttagttttttttgttttattatctttattaaagaattcatataaagttataatttttaaaaataaatataaaaccaaatttactttttgaatactaAAGTGAATTTTACACTACAAACTTAAAGCATGTTATtaggaaataatacatttgaataatgaattataattaaatgtggccaATAATCAAGACATGTTCATGCATGCTTGTTCTTTTACTAGCCATAACATTGTTCCTCATTCCTACACTATCTGTTAGTCTCTTTTGAGAAAGTTTTGCGTCCATTTCAACACAAAactgctaatattttttaatatttttttttcccttttattgatatctttttggaaaataagcCTGGATACTTTTCACTCAAAGTTGATCGattattacaatacactgcACTACATGTgactattatgaaaaatatattgcaattaataagtattgGCAAATTTTGATGAATAGTTAAATGAAGACCACAAGGTAGTACATAAATTACTTTCCAAAACCAATAAAATAGATCTTATGACAGGTGACAATTTTAAGTCAATCAacagagagaagaagaaaatatgttCTTCTCTATTGAGTGTCCACCACACTTTCCCTTGAGCTCTTTACTTGTACCTACTATTTACGTTTCTCCTCATTTCATTCTTGCTTaagtttaaatgtatattttgtataatatatttcatcattGTTAATAGATAAATGAATCTATAGATCAAATCGCAATTTGcacatatgtttataaaataaaataaagtatcattatCGCTTTGTCACCTACTGAAGACAAATACATTTACTCATCACTTAAGAATCCATCTATGTAtttccaataattatataattaatcatacaaTAGCATGCTCTCTAAATAAAATGTTTGCATTGATGCTTCAATCTGCATGTATATATCTGTACTATGAAACTAATCCTACACCTAAACAACAACAGGACTGCTCTGGCGTATAAATACACGCTTACATACCAACTTATACATGCACATACAGCCTTCAGTCCCTTTGTAACccctttaaacttttttttaaacattaatctACAATTGATCTACAAtggaataatgtttttataggtCAAATCCAGCTCCAGGATCAATGATAAAAGTGCCAAAAATGTATCAATCACTGAAGGtgcaaaagaaatattttatactgatGACGTAAAGAACCAAGAATTGAAATATGAGCAAGATGATGAAGATGATGACACCATCAATGAAGCACCTTCAATAATCGATGAAATCTCAGTTTCTCATAAAAATCCAAAGTATAGTACTATTAAATCTGCAGGAAAAGACATTTGCTCTTTGGTAGAGGCAGGATACGAACTAAAGTATGCAGTTAAAGAAGGCTCTGATATTGCTCAAGAGATCAttcaatttcaagaaaatgagTCTCAGACTTTAGTCAAAAAGGGTAAGGAAAacccatttaaaatattagctcttatgggaaaattattttttggtcaaaaaaagaaggaacCATCAATTTATTCTGATGAATTTTCAGAGGTTAGTGATGAAATATCAGATGAAGATAAAGAGGAcattgaagaagaagaggaagaataTTCATCTGATCTTACTGAATATGATGACGAAGATGATAAACACAACGGTGATGATCAAGGCGCTCTAAATCCATCCAACGAGAGTGACCAAAATCCTACTGCAAATTCAAAAGAAGACTCTACCATGAACTCACATGGTCAAGAAAAAGAGTCACATGGTCCTAAAGACATAACCAATGCATTACATTTGAGCACTGGAACAAATAAACTAAATTCAGCTTTGAAAAAGCTTCAACTGTCAAACAGACTAAGGCCTTCACATCAGCAAACAAGGAACTTTTTAaacatgtttttcaaaaagaaaaatgaaagcGATGAAGATAGTTCTGAATCTATTCATTCGGATGAAGATGATAAAAATGACTCTTATTCTACAGACTATTGTTCAGAATCCTCGAAAAAATCTGAATTATCCGTACAGCTTTACAATGGGAGAAGATCAAAAGCAGCTACAATAATACAAAACTGTTTTAGATGTTACATTATTAGAAAAGAATTGTGCAAtataagaacaagaaaaaaaaaggatagcaAACTTAACtcagaccaaaaaaatatttattacataaaacaagAAACGAATAACGAAAAAAGTAACATCAAGAAtgacatgaaaataaatataaaacacgAGGAAAATCAGAAATTGGGGGAACCCctcattgaaaaaaacaaatacaaggCAGCTTCTAAAATTCAAGCTCATTTTGTAGGATACAAATTGCGAATAGAactaagagaaaaaaaaaacttaattgataataatgaaaaaacattgGCATTATCGAGGATTCAGGATGAGTATAAAGATGATAAAGATCAAAAAGAGATACAACAGCGggagtttaaagaaaaatttcgaGAAGAAACTATAGCGGCAACAAAGATTCAGGCTCAATTCAGAGGAAATAAAGCACGTAAGACATTGGTAGAAAACAAGGAAATTATTGCTACAAATAAGATACAAACACAGTTCCAAGGAAACAAAACTCAACAAAAGGTAAAAGATTTGAAAGTAGAAAGTGATAACGAAACTACTGCTGCAACTAAGATTCAAGCTCAATTCAGAGGTAATAAGGCGCGAAAGAATGTAAAAGGGCTAAAAGGAGAAAACAGAGATGAAAGTGTACCTTCAGTAAAAATCCAACAACAACTTCAAGGAAACAATACTCAAAAAACAGTGGAGggttttaaagaagaaaatgaagaagaaactCTTAAAAACCAAGGTCAAAAGGAggtgaaaaatattaaagaagaaaataatgacgAAACTGTTGCTGCAACCAAAATTCAGGCCCAATTCCGAGGAAATAAAGCTCGAAAAAAGGTAAAAGATCTGAACGAAGACAAAAACGACGAAACTGTTGCCACAACAAAAATTCAAGCTCAGTTCAGAGGAAACCAAGCTCGAGAGGGggtgaaaattttaaaagttgaaaaggaTGACGAAACTATTGCTGCAACTAAAATTCAAGCTCAATTCCGAGGATACCAAGCTCGAAAAGTTGTGAGAGAtcttaaagaagaaaatgtaGAGGAAGTTATAGATACCACAATGATTCAAACTCAATTCCAAGAAAACCAAGCAACAAAGAATGTAAATGAgcttaaaatagaaaatgatgaCGAGACTGTTGCAGCAACAAAAATTCAAGCTCAGTTCAGAGGAAATAAAGCTCGAGAAGGggtgaaaattttaaaagttgaaaaggaTGACGAAACTATTGCTGCAACTAAAATTCAATCTCAGTTTCGAGGAAATAAAGCTCGAAAAAAGGTAAAAGATCTGAAAGAAGACAAAAACGATGAGACTGTTGCTGCAACAAAAATTCAAGCTCAGTTCAGAGGAAACAAAGCTCGAGAGGGggtgaaaattttaaaagttgaaaaggaTGTCGAAAATTTTGCAGCAATTAAAATTCAAGCTCAATTCCGAGGATACCAAGCTCGAAAAGTTGTGAGAGAtcttaaagaagaaaatgtaGAGGAAGTTATAGATACCACAATGATTCAAACTCAATTCCAAGAAAACCAAGCAACAAAGAATGTAAAAGagcttaaaatagaaaataatgacGAGACTGTTGCAGCAACAAAAATTCAAGCTCAGTTCAGAGGAAACAAAGCTCGAAAGGGggtgaaaattttaaaagttgaaaaggaTGACGAAACTATTGCTGCAACTAAAATTCAATCTCAGTTTCGAGGAAATAAAGCTCGAAAAAAGGTAAAAGATctgaaagaagacaaaaatgatGAGACTGTGGCCGCAACAAAAATTCAATCTCAGTTCAGAGGAAACAAAGCTCGAGATGGggtgaaaattttaaaagttgaaaaggaTGTCGAAAATTTTGCAGCAATTAAAATTCAAGCTCAATTCCGAGGATACCAAGCTCGAAAAGTTGTGAGAGAtcttaaagaagaaaatgtaGAGGAAGTTATAGATACCACAATGATTCAAACTCAATTCCcagaaaacaaaacaacaaagaatgtaaaagagcttaaaatagaaaatgatgaCGAGACTGTTGCAGCAACAAAAATTCAAGCTCAGTTCAGAGGAAACAAAGCTCGAAAGGggtgaaaattttaaaagttgaaaaggaTGACGAAACTATTGCTGCAACTAAAATTCAAGCTCAATTCCGAGGATACCAAGCTCGAAAAGTTGTGAGAGAtcttaaagaagaaaatgtaGAGGAAGTTATAGATACCACAATGATTCAAACTCAATTCCcagaaaacaaaacaacaaagaatgtaaaagagcttaaaatagaaaa
It includes:
- the LOC121115701 gene encoding uncharacterized protein, with product MFSGQLKDFCKSRHYKNWNPDYISRYNSLHDRHLRSYFQHPARKTHLNKNNQITVSGEVVNEKEWRHQNLEWERRRREGEMESERLHRREVDERRARMELRQKQREEDYKKKKNEKEIYSVKSPSTAVKEAWIDQDNLLKKISVDNRQDIEHLLNFLNFEMEYILRPRCRSLGTTKLRSSNKRSNSARRYKSEYPNVPGLRSSSGGRSPLSPEVMCRKSGGIRNIEIPGKDFSSPPPILPPQSKRAPPLYFNRGRTKVRLKEFHRPRTAPTSQSCTPHSPTHPNYKEENYLLSTVVLRYVGHPDHYVRSESRARYRKHRQSKRLPPLPSHLDEITIEQQPRGSYVLEVFHGFLAVGEEFKFTSRRCEGYPFSLTIYVNRQSHVRLSTCCESRRTIGSRLGQGYFQLLHLQDAEPCIRCLIEKDPVARKHLATLKKHRGTYDLYGNRKPPTQKKLNKKKKVKLPEETLDSEGDFDALCLNETLTKQSRIKSKSRSNVKIIDPPISGDNLSSPPSSEAHYSSFEEEEYIDPQISLNGSQERGIKHSDVKSSSRINDKSAKNVSITEGAKEIFYTDDVKNQELKYEQDDEDDDTINEAPSIIDEISVSHKNPKYSTIKSAGKDICSLVEAGYELKYAVKEGSDIAQEIIQFQENESQTLVKKEVSDEISDEDKEDIEEEEEEYSSDLTEYDDEDDKHNGDDQGALNPSNESDQNPTANSKEDSTMNSHGQEKESHGPKDITNALHLSTGTNKLNSALKKLQLSNRLRPSHQQTRNFLNMFFKKKNESDEDSSESIHSDEDDKNDSYSTDYCSESSKKSELSVQLYNGRRSKAATIIQNCFRCYIIRKELCNIRTRKKKDSKLNSDQKNIYYIKQETNNEKSNIKNDMKINIKHEENQKLGEPLIEKNKYKAASKIQAHFVGYKLRIELREKKNLIDNNEKTLALSRIQDEYKDDKDQKEIQQREFKEKFREETIAATKIQAQFRGNKARKTLVENKEIIATNKIQTQFQGNKTQQKVKDLKVESDNETTAATKIQAQFRGNKARKNVKGLKGENRDESVPSVKIQQQLQGNNTQKTVEGFKEENEEETLKNQGQKEVKNIKEENNDETVAATKIQAQFRGNKARKKVKDLNEDKNDETVATTKIQAQFRGNQAREGVKILKVEKDDETIAATKIQAQFRGYQARKVVRDLKEENVEEVIDTTMIQTQFQENQATKNVNELKIENDDETVAATKIQAQFRGNKAREGVKILKVEKDDETIAATKIQSQFRGNKARKKVKDLKEDKNDETVAATKIQAQFRGNKAREGVKILKVEKDVENFAAIKIQAQFRGYQARKVVRDLKEENVEEVIDTTMIQTQFQENQATKNVKELKIENNDETVAATKIQAQFRGNKARKGVKILKVEKDDETIAATKIQSQFRGNKARKKVKDLKEDKNDETVAATKIQSQFRGNKARDGVKILKVEKDVENFAAIKIQAQFRGYQARKVVRDLKEENVEEVIDTTMIQTQFPENKTTKNVKELKIENDDETVAATKIQDDETIAATKIQAQFRGYQARKVVRDLKEENVEEVIDTTMIQTQFPENKTTKNVKELKIENDDETVAATKIQAQFRGNKARKGVKILKVEKDDETIAATKIQSQFRGNKARKVVRDLKDETVAATKIQAQFRGNKARKEVKNLQDDETVAATKIQAQFRGNKARKKLIDIMEENIEESVAATKIQAQFRGNKARKGVKILKVEKDDETIAATKIQSQFRGNKARKVVRDLKDETVAATKIQAQFRGNKARKEVKNLQDDETVAATKIQAQFRGNKARKKLIDIMEENIEESVAATKIQAQFRGNKAREGVKILKVEKDDETIAATKIQSQFRGNKARKVVRDLKDETVAATKIQAQFRGNKARKEVKNLQDDETVAATKIQAQFRGNKARKKLIDIMEENIEESVAATKIQAQFRGNKARKGVKILKVEKDDETIAATKIQSQFRGNKARKVVRDLKDETVAATKIQAQFRGNKARKEVKNLQDDETVAATKIQAQFRGNKDRKKLIDIMEENIEESVAATKIQSQFRGNQARKGVKILKIEKDVETFAATKIQSQFRGYQARKVVRDLKEENVEEVIDTTMIQTQFQENKATKNVNELKIGNDDETVAATKIQAQFRGNKARKGVKILKVEKDYETIAATKMQAQFRGYQARKVVRDLKNETVDATKIQAQFRGKQSAKRG